One stretch of Caldinitratiruptor microaerophilus DNA includes these proteins:
- a CDS encoding c-type cytochrome: MKNKGTIVHETAGARRRKIAPAALLLVLALVAAGCGGGTAKKEGGAGGGGGGQAAAQSLGGDVAKGKQVYMSTCASCHGPNAEGMPGLGKNWVTSEFIASQTDQQLLEFIKKGRPATDPANTTKVDMPPKGGNPALTDEDLINVIAFMRSINKVKK, from the coding sequence ATGAAAAACAAGGGGACGATCGTTCACGAGACGGCAGGCGCCCGGCGCCGCAAGATCGCGCCGGCCGCGCTCCTCCTGGTGCTCGCGCTGGTCGCGGCGGGCTGCGGCGGGGGTACCGCCAAGAAGGAAGGCGGCGCCGGCGGCGGTGGCGGCGGCCAGGCGGCGGCCCAGAGCCTCGGCGGCGACGTCGCCAAGGGGAAGCAGGTCTACATGAGCACCTGCGCCTCGTGCCACGGGCCGAACGCCGAGGGCATGCCCGGGCTCGGCAAGAACTGGGTGACCAGCGAGTTCATCGCCAGCCAGACCGACCAGCAGCTCCTCGAGTTCATCAAGAAGGGCCGCCCGGCCACCGACCCGGCCAACACCACGAAGGTCGACATGCCCCCCAAGGGCGGTAACCCGGCGCTCACCGACGAGGACCTGATCAACGTCATCGCCTTCATGCGCTCGATCAACAAGGTGAAGAAGTGA
- a CDS encoding YgeY family selenium metabolism-linked hydrolase, translating to MLKLGAAQKQELLEFARRLVQVPSPPGGEGGVAELVRAQMQALGFHEVRVDEWGNVVGTIRGRGRSSVLFDAHMDTVPADPSGWRHPPYAAVVEDGRLYGRGASDMKGALAAAVYGVGLLAQAGDDFGTVHVCASVAEEAVEGPALERVLERLQPESVVIMESTGLDIAVGQRGRAELTIETLGRSAHTSNPALGINAVEKMAAVIRALADLELPTDPFLGPAIAVVTDIVSEPFPGLSVVPHRCVITVDRRLVVGEEPEAVLGQVRAVLDRLAASDPEFRARVAIAEDRLTTFTGREIVAPNFAPAWRIDSEHPLVTRARAALRDAGQEPRLVTYRFCTNGSGSMGRMGIPTIGYGPGREEVAHTADEYVDLEELYRACEGYAALATRLSRF from the coding sequence TTGCTGAAGCTCGGGGCGGCGCAGAAACAGGAACTCCTCGAGTTCGCCCGGAGGCTGGTCCAGGTTCCCAGCCCGCCGGGCGGCGAGGGGGGCGTGGCCGAACTCGTCCGGGCGCAGATGCAGGCGCTCGGGTTCCACGAGGTCCGGGTGGACGAATGGGGTAACGTCGTCGGCACCATCCGGGGCCGGGGCCGTTCCTCCGTCCTGTTCGACGCACACATGGACACGGTCCCGGCAGACCCGTCCGGGTGGCGGCACCCGCCCTACGCCGCCGTCGTGGAGGACGGCCGCCTGTACGGACGCGGCGCCAGCGACATGAAGGGGGCCCTGGCCGCCGCCGTGTACGGGGTCGGGCTCCTGGCGCAGGCGGGCGATGACTTCGGCACGGTGCACGTGTGCGCCTCGGTGGCCGAGGAGGCGGTCGAGGGTCCGGCGCTGGAGCGCGTGCTCGAACGGCTGCAGCCGGAATCCGTGGTGATCATGGAATCGACCGGGCTCGATATCGCCGTCGGTCAGCGTGGCCGGGCAGAACTCACCATCGAAACGCTGGGGCGCAGCGCCCACACCTCGAACCCGGCCCTGGGCATCAACGCCGTCGAGAAGATGGCTGCTGTCATCCGGGCTCTCGCCGATCTCGAACTGCCCACCGACCCTTTCCTCGGGCCCGCCATCGCCGTGGTGACCGACATCGTCTCGGAGCCCTTCCCCGGCCTGTCCGTCGTGCCGCATCGCTGCGTGATCACCGTCGACCGGCGACTCGTGGTCGGCGAAGAGCCGGAGGCGGTGCTCGGTCAGGTTCGAGCCGTGCTCGACCGGCTGGCCGCCTCCGACCCCGAGTTCCGGGCCCGCGTCGCCATCGCCGAAGACCGTCTCACCACCTTCACCGGCCGGGAGATCGTCGCCCCCAACTTCGCCCCCGCCTGGCGGATCGACTCGGAACACCCGCTCGTCACCCGGGCCCGGGCGGCGCTGCGGGACGCCGGTCAAGAGCCACGCCTGGTCACGTACCGCTTCTGCACCAACGGTTCCGGGAGCATGGGGCGCATGGGGATTCCGACCATCGGCTATGGCCCCGGGCGGGAGGAAGTCGCCCACACCGCGGACGAGTACGTCGACCTGGAAGAACTGTACCGGGCCTGCGAAGGGTACGCGGCCCTCGCGACCCGGCTCAGCCGGTTCTAG
- the rplJ gene encoding 50S ribosomal protein L10 — protein sequence MPVRPEKAAVVEELKDKFRRARAVVLADNRGLTVAESTKLRRQLREAGVELKVAKNTLIRIAAQEVGIQGLEPLLSGPTTLAFGYTDEVTAPKMIKEFIARDRNPKLEVKGGLLDGRVIDAEGVRALADLPPREVLIAQVIAGVQAPLAGVVGAVNGILAQVVWAIDARIRQLEGATA from the coding sequence ATGCCGGTCCGGCCGGAAAAGGCGGCGGTCGTGGAGGAGCTCAAGGACAAGTTCCGCCGCGCCCGTGCCGTGGTTCTCGCCGACAACAGGGGCCTCACGGTGGCCGAGTCCACGAAGCTGCGCCGGCAGCTGCGTGAGGCCGGCGTCGAGCTCAAGGTGGCGAAGAACACGCTGATCCGGATTGCCGCCCAGGAGGTCGGAATCCAGGGCCTGGAGCCGCTGCTGTCCGGCCCCACCACGCTGGCGTTCGGGTACACGGACGAGGTCACGGCGCCGAAGATGATCAAGGAGTTCATCGCCCGTGACCGGAACCCCAAGCTCGAGGTCAAGGGCGGCCTGCTGGACGGGCGGGTCATCGACGCCGAGGGCGTCCGCGCCCTGGCCGACCTGCCGCCCAGGGAGGTCCTCATCGCCCAGGTGATCGCCGGGGTGCAGGCGCCGCTCGCCGGCGTCGTGGGTGCGGTGAACGGCATCCTGGCCCAGGTCGTGTGGGCCATCGATGCCCGCATCCGCCAGCTCGAAGGGGCCACCGCGTAG
- the rplL gene encoding 50S ribosomal protein L7/L12: MSKVAEVVELIKNMTALELSELKKALEDEFGVTAAAPVAVAAPGAAAAAPAAAAPAEEKTEFDVILKNPGGNKIQVIKVVREITGLGLKEAKDLVDGAPKPVKEKIAKADAEAIAAKLKEAGAEVEVK, from the coding sequence ATGTCCAAGGTCGCGGAGGTCGTGGAGCTCATCAAGAACATGACGGCCCTTGAGCTGTCCGAGCTGAAGAAGGCGCTCGAGGACGAGTTCGGCGTCACCGCTGCCGCCCCGGTGGCCGTGGCGGCGCCCGGCGCGGCCGCCGCCGCCCCGGCCGCTGCCGCTCCGGCCGAGGAGAAGACGGAGTTCGACGTCATCCTCAAGAATCCCGGCGGCAACAAGATCCAGGTCATCAAGGTCGTCCGCGAGATCACCGGTCTGGGTCTCAAGGAGGCGAAGGACCTGGTCGACGGCGCCCCCAAGCCCGTCAAGGAGAAGATCGCCAAGGCCGACGCCGAGGCCATCGCCGCCAAGCTCAAGGAGGCCGGCGCCGAGGTCGAGGTCAAGTAA
- a CDS encoding O-antigen ligase family protein produces MPLDRTGMVLLGASLLLILIPPFFRGLFFPLEQLVALMAALALFAARWLTRPRGDGVALGPLDLAVAGLAAAYALSSLFAAAPRAAVQDVVKYLLYALLFWLVQDLARTRRERLWVMHALVAAALGVAVLGLGAAAGTFQYRAAWEGSRISSSLQYPNTLAAYLTAGYFATLGLWSWSARQRPALGFLYLPVAAFLFIVFVHTLSRGAWLLLPVVAAIFWAASPRGARLGAALAVVASVLAAVPGILRFPQAVKAGAPGPVWLAGLAGPALALVLQAGLRALLRLRPRAQAALLVGLAVGAVVAAFRVVPDLRAPDALVQRLQSIRVEDYSARSRIEWTYDAVRIALARPVLGWGGGGWNAVYLGFQRWPYWSTQVHNHFAQTLVEVGVVGFGVFVAMWLAWLYGWWRAARAVAAATHAGGEAAAAGDPERAALAGVLAAGLALGAHSALDFNLSLSAVSLYLWALFGLVRAAERERAGDPQGLVLTVVRAGRRGPRGHTRGGAARWVPAGAAVVLLALAGSLALGIRTGRAAARALQDRRVAEAAEAFRRAVRLDPLEVTYRMDLGSALESLAAREKNESKRRQLLQQAERQLRQGVDLEPYSANYRTLLGLYLLRNGQVEEGLQHLERARELHPHEIQRYETLAQAYAQAGQALLVKEPERAREYLRRAAALPEEAARVRDGEPAWVPTYYRMKPPTARLNLAVGQARALLGQLAEAEALLAEAAKEKDLQPEALAWLAAVQGEAGRKAEAQKTEAAGRAAGGAFKGYYDRARLYLTVALHPEVRPEEPATTTGS; encoded by the coding sequence GTGCCGCTCGATCGCACCGGCATGGTCCTCCTCGGGGCGTCCCTGCTCCTGATCCTGATCCCGCCGTTCTTCCGGGGGCTCTTCTTCCCGCTCGAGCAGCTCGTCGCCCTGATGGCGGCGCTGGCGCTCTTCGCCGCGCGCTGGCTCACCCGCCCGCGTGGCGACGGCGTGGCCCTCGGGCCGCTCGACCTGGCCGTGGCCGGGCTCGCGGCGGCCTACGCCCTCAGCAGCCTGTTTGCCGCGGCGCCTCGGGCGGCGGTGCAGGACGTGGTCAAGTACCTCCTGTACGCTCTCCTCTTCTGGCTGGTCCAGGACCTGGCCCGGACCCGCCGGGAGAGGCTGTGGGTCATGCACGCCCTCGTTGCGGCGGCGCTCGGCGTCGCGGTGCTGGGTCTGGGCGCCGCGGCGGGGACCTTCCAGTACAGGGCGGCCTGGGAGGGCAGCCGGATCAGCTCCTCGCTCCAGTACCCGAACACCCTGGCCGCCTACCTGACGGCCGGTTACTTCGCCACCCTGGGGCTCTGGTCGTGGTCCGCCCGGCAGCGACCCGCCCTCGGCTTCCTGTACCTGCCTGTCGCCGCCTTCCTATTCATTGTCTTCGTCCACACCCTGTCCCGCGGCGCCTGGCTCCTCTTACCCGTCGTGGCTGCCATCTTCTGGGCGGCCTCGCCCCGCGGCGCGCGGCTCGGGGCGGCCCTGGCGGTGGTGGCGAGCGTGCTGGCTGCCGTGCCCGGAATCCTCCGTTTCCCGCAGGCGGTCAAGGCCGGCGCGCCGGGACCCGTGTGGCTGGCCGGCCTCGCCGGACCGGCGCTCGCGCTGGTGCTTCAGGCGGGGCTCCGGGCACTGCTGCGTTTGCGGCCGCGGGCGCAGGCAGCGCTGCTGGTGGGTCTGGCGGTGGGGGCCGTCGTGGCCGCCTTCCGGGTGGTACCGGACCTGCGCGCGCCCGACGCCCTGGTCCAGCGCCTGCAGTCGATCCGGGTCGAGGACTACAGCGCCCGGTCGCGGATCGAGTGGACCTACGACGCGGTGCGGATCGCCCTGGCGCGGCCGGTCCTCGGCTGGGGCGGCGGCGGCTGGAACGCCGTGTACCTCGGCTTCCAGCGCTGGCCGTACTGGAGCACCCAGGTCCACAACCACTTCGCCCAGACCCTGGTCGAGGTGGGCGTCGTGGGCTTCGGGGTGTTCGTGGCGATGTGGCTCGCCTGGCTTTACGGGTGGTGGCGGGCCGCGCGGGCGGTGGCCGCGGCCACGCACGCGGGCGGGGAGGCCGCCGCTGCCGGAGACCCCGAGCGCGCGGCGCTGGCCGGCGTGCTGGCGGCCGGGCTGGCGCTCGGGGCGCACAGCGCCCTCGACTTCAACCTCTCCCTGAGCGCCGTGAGCCTCTACCTGTGGGCGCTCTTCGGGCTGGTGCGGGCGGCGGAGCGGGAGCGGGCCGGGGACCCGCAAGGGCTGGTCCTCACCGTGGTCCGGGCCGGCCGGCGCGGGCCGCGGGGGCACACCCGGGGAGGCGCGGCGCGCTGGGTCCCCGCCGGCGCGGCGGTGGTGCTGCTGGCCCTGGCGGGGAGCCTCGCCCTCGGTATCCGCACGGGCCGGGCGGCGGCCCGGGCGCTGCAGGACCGGCGGGTCGCCGAGGCCGCAGAGGCGTTCCGGCGGGCCGTGCGGCTTGACCCCCTGGAGGTCACGTACCGGATGGACCTGGGTTCGGCGCTGGAGTCGCTGGCCGCCCGGGAAAAGAACGAGAGCAAGCGGCGACAGCTTCTCCAGCAGGCCGAGCGGCAGTTGCGGCAGGGGGTCGACCTCGAGCCGTACAGCGCCAACTACCGCACGCTGCTGGGCCTGTACCTCCTGCGCAACGGACAAGTGGAGGAAGGGCTCCAGCACCTGGAGCGGGCCCGGGAACTGCACCCGCACGAGATCCAGCGCTACGAGACGCTGGCCCAGGCCTACGCGCAGGCGGGCCAGGCGCTGCTCGTCAAGGAGCCGGAGCGGGCCCGGGAGTACCTGCGGCGGGCCGCTGCGCTGCCGGAGGAAGCCGCCCGGGTGCGGGACGGGGAACCGGCGTGGGTGCCGACCTACTACCGGATGAAGCCGCCGACGGCGCGGCTGAACCTGGCCGTGGGGCAGGCCCGGGCGCTCCTGGGCCAGCTGGCTGAGGCCGAAGCCCTCCTGGCGGAGGCCGCGAAGGAGAAGGACCTGCAGCCCGAGGCCCTGGCGTGGCTGGCCGCAGTCCAGGGGGAGGCGGGCCGGAAGGCCGAGGCGCAGAAGACGGAGGCCGCCGGTCGGGCGGCGGGGGGGGCGTTCAAGGGGTACTACGACCGGGCGCGGCTGTACCTCACCGTGGCCCTGCACCCGGAGGTGCGCCCGGAGGAGCCGGCAACGACGACGGGCTCGTGA